One region of Thermodesulfovibrionales bacterium genomic DNA includes:
- a CDS encoding AMP-binding protein, whose protein sequence is MKGDTIIGRFLNSAELYSDDIAFAYFDGSWKTVTYRDFLKCTEGIASHLMKTGIKNGDRVAILSENRFEWCVSYLGILMAGGVAVPIDAQLGPDEVGNLLLDSRAVFLFQSEKTAENVRVTVKTMNLDSDEFREECGIAGDTSQRLRPSPFGEDRKKISEEDLASILYTSGTTGNPKGVMLSHRNFCSDAEAAISAGIVTRGDNVLSILPLHHTYSFMCTFLVPVFLGATITYPLGMKGPELISTMKDRGVTILIAVPQILELMRNGILRRFQETPAAVAFSLRALLNLCGRLRGLTGLNLGKWAFGSVRRAFGARFRFFACGGARLDPSVMKDLEALGFTVLEGYGLTETSPIVTFNPLAKRKPGSAGKPLPSVEIKIVSPSEAGEGEIAIRGPMVMRGYYRNPVSTAEVVRDGWFMSGDLGYLDGENYLFITGRVKEVIVLSSGKNVYPEDVERAYLKIPLIKELCVTHYGARGGAASLHGIIVPDLDCARKERIGNIHESLRSAINGVSMKQPPYARLKGFTLYPGPLPRTPLGKLKRHMIRGLLDEKRAKNRESGGEDPELLRDEIGRVVAECISRFLKEQQTVRMSDSLELDLGFDSLQRVELVVALERAFSLKLPETFASTVQTVGELVASIKEFALKGSAEREEKPFWKDVFAEEPTDEERARIGLGQGRIEWSLIVVLLAVLRVILRSIFRFEVRGSESLPASPFIIAPNHCSNMDGFVVGSAVPEDIFKVLYFQGYQKYFTGRLLSLFARLAHVIPIDPETFLGKAFQLSSYVLRNGRSLCIFPEGGRSPDGTLMEFKKGIGILAVEHNIPVVPVLIEGTFRALPRGALWPRIEKIRLTFGNALYPSEMDFTRKPEGTDDYQFFSDEIRERVRTLRGERA, encoded by the coding sequence TTGAAAGGTGACACCATAATAGGCCGGTTCCTGAACTCTGCAGAACTTTATTCCGACGATATAGCCTTCGCATATTTTGACGGCTCCTGGAAAACAGTCACCTACAGAGATTTCCTGAAGTGCACGGAGGGGATAGCATCGCATCTGATGAAGACCGGGATTAAGAACGGCGACAGAGTAGCGATTCTCTCAGAAAATAGGTTTGAGTGGTGTGTCTCGTATCTTGGAATCCTCATGGCGGGTGGGGTGGCTGTCCCCATAGACGCGCAGCTCGGGCCTGATGAGGTGGGGAACCTCCTTTTAGACTCCAGGGCAGTCTTTTTATTTCAGAGCGAGAAAACAGCGGAAAATGTGAGGGTCACGGTCAAGACGATGAACCTGGATTCAGACGAGTTTCGGGAAGAGTGCGGCATCGCCGGTGACACTTCCCAGCGCCTTCGTCCGTCTCCATTTGGTGAGGATAGAAAAAAGATCTCAGAGGAGGATCTGGCATCCATCCTATACACCTCGGGAACGACGGGAAACCCGAAAGGGGTGATGCTGTCACACCGGAATTTCTGTTCCGATGCTGAGGCGGCGATAAGCGCGGGGATTGTGACGCGTGGAGACAACGTACTCTCGATCCTCCCCCTTCATCACACCTATTCGTTCATGTGCACCTTCCTCGTTCCTGTCTTTCTCGGCGCGACCATTACATACCCGCTCGGGATGAAAGGGCCCGAACTCATCTCGACAATGAAGGACAGGGGGGTGACGATCCTCATCGCCGTGCCCCAGATTCTCGAACTCATGCGGAACGGCATCCTGAGAAGGTTTCAGGAGACGCCCGCAGCCGTTGCCTTTTCCCTGAGAGCGCTCCTGAATCTCTGCGGCAGGCTGAGAGGACTGACGGGCCTGAACCTGGGCAAGTGGGCGTTCGGATCCGTACGTCGCGCATTCGGCGCCCGATTTAGATTCTTCGCCTGCGGCGGAGCCCGGCTTGACCCTTCAGTGATGAAAGACCTTGAGGCCCTCGGGTTCACGGTGCTTGAAGGATACGGCCTGACCGAAACATCTCCTATTGTGACCTTCAATCCCCTGGCGAAGAGAAAACCCGGCTCCGCGGGAAAGCCCCTTCCGTCCGTCGAGATAAAGATCGTGAGCCCGTCGGAGGCCGGAGAAGGGGAGATAGCTATCCGAGGACCGATGGTTATGAGAGGCTATTACAGGAACCCTGTTTCTACCGCGGAGGTCGTTCGCGACGGCTGGTTTATGAGCGGAGACCTCGGCTATCTCGATGGCGAGAACTACCTTTTCATTACCGGGAGGGTGAAGGAGGTTATCGTCCTCAGTTCCGGGAAGAATGTCTATCCCGAGGACGTCGAGAGGGCGTACCTGAAAATCCCGTTAATAAAAGAACTCTGTGTCACCCATTATGGGGCCCGCGGAGGCGCGGCGTCTCTTCATGGAATCATTGTGCCTGACCTCGACTGTGCGAGAAAGGAGCGTATAGGGAACATCCATGAATCCCTGAGATCCGCAATAAACGGGGTCTCTATGAAACAACCGCCCTACGCGAGGCTGAAAGGTTTCACGCTTTATCCCGGCCCTCTGCCGAGAACGCCTCTCGGGAAATTGAAGAGACATATGATAAGGGGATTGCTTGACGAGAAGAGAGCCAAGAATCGAGAGTCAGGGGGAGAAGACCCGGAATTACTGAGAGATGAAATCGGAAGGGTCGTTGCAGAATGTATTTCCAGGTTCTTGAAGGAGCAACAGACGGTCCGAATGTCTGACAGCCTCGAACTCGACCTTGGCTTCGACTCTCTTCAGAGGGTCGAGCTTGTCGTCGCTCTCGAGAGGGCTTTCTCTCTGAAGCTACCGGAGACGTTTGCATCGACGGTCCAGACCGTCGGTGAACTTGTCGCGAGCATAAAAGAATTTGCGTTGAAGGGTTCTGCGGAGCGAGAGGAGAAACCATTCTGGAAGGATGTCTTTGCCGAAGAACCGACGGATGAGGAAAGGGCGAGAATAGGGCTCGGACAAGGCAGGATTGAGTGGTCTCTCATTGTGGTTCTTCTTGCGGTTCTCAGAGTTATCCTGAGGTCCATTTTCAGGTTCGAAGTCAGGGGCAGCGAAAGCCTTCCGGCATCGCCGTTCATCATTGCGCCGAATCACTGCAGTAACATGGATGGATTTGTCGTCGGCTCCGCTGTTCCGGAAGATATCTTCAAGGTGTTATATTTCCAGGGGTATCAGAAGTATTTCACGGGTCGCCTCCTCTCCCTCTTCGCGAGACTCGCCCACGTCATACCGATCGATCCCGAAACGTTCCTCGGCAAGGCCTTTCAGCTCTCTTCCTACGTCCTCAGGAACGGGAGGTCCCTCTGCATATTCCCCGAAGGAGGGAGGTCTCCCGATGGAACCCTCATGGAATTCAAGAAAGGCATCGGCATCCTCGCCGTTGAGCATAACATCCCGGTCGTACCGGTCTTAATCGAAGGCACCTTTCGTGCCTTGCCGCGAGGCGCACTGTGGCCGAGAATCGAGAAGATACGGCTCACTTTCGGGAATGCCCTTTACCCGTCGGAAATGGACTTCACGAGAAAACCTGAAGGCACCGATGACTATCAATTCTTCTCCGATGAGATAAGGGAACGCGTGAGGACGCTGCGAGGAGAACGTGCCTGA
- a CDS encoding HEAT repeat domain-containing protein — translation MTNAFDMKAMIGDYMEKGFLENIVDMFKHDRGLYPLIGDLMKDERMRVRLGISALFETLAEEDAGNIALSIPSIVALLDNENPTIRGDAAYLLGITGNREAIPFLSEALHDEHDEVRRIATEAIDEIKSILGKPNR, via the coding sequence ATGACGAATGCGTTCGATATGAAGGCGATGATCGGCGATTACATGGAAAAGGGCTTCCTCGAAAATATCGTCGACATGTTCAAACACGACAGGGGCCTCTATCCCCTGATCGGCGACCTCATGAAAGATGAGAGAATGCGTGTCAGGCTCGGCATTTCGGCCCTTTTCGAGACCCTTGCCGAGGAAGACGCGGGGAATATCGCGCTTTCAATCCCTTCCATTGTCGCTCTCCTCGACAACGAAAACCCCACCATCAGGGGCGATGCCGCCTATCTCCTGGGGATTACCGGCAACCGCGAGGCCATCCCTTTCTTGTCTGAGGCCCTGCATGATGAGCATGACGAAGTGAGGCGGATCGCAACGGAAGCGATAGATGAGATCAAGTCGATTCTGGGTAAACCAAACCGGTGA
- the uvrB gene encoding excinuclease ABC subunit UvrB has translation MDFKLSTGFTPKGDQPKAISSLAEGIGRGLNHQVLLGVTGSGKTFTVASVVAKVNRPTLVIAHNKTLAAQLYGEFKELFPENAVEFFVSYYDYYQPEAYIPTTDTYIEKDAMINDDIDRLRHSATRAVLERRDTIVVASVSCIYGIGSPQDYRDMHLVIEEGMHTERDSLLERLVDMQYIRSDTDFRRGTFRVRGDIIEVYPSFSIDKAVRLEFFGDDIDALYEFEPLTGDVLKRLNEFALFPNSHWITPRERLEPALKLIEAEMKEQVEYFLKEGKILETRRIEQRTRFDLEMLKEFGYCHGIENYSRHLSGRAAGEPSYTLIDYFPEDFLIIIDESHATVPQLGGMYEGDRSRKQTLVNFGFRLPSALDNRPLTFREFEHRVRQVIYVSATPGPYELEKSRSGVVEQLIRPTGLIDPEMKVRPIAGQVDDLLSEIRKRAGKGERILVTTLTKKMAEDLTDYYIELGVRARFLHSDIDTLQRVELLRDLRQGKYDVLIGVNLLREGLDLPEVSLVAILDADKEGFLRSERSLIQTAGRAARNLNGEVILYADTITGSIKRAMEETERRRRVQKRYNAKMGITPETVKSSIKDILSSIYESDYWTVSAAEDASPYANDEETIKRLEKEMKEAAGKLDFEKAVVLRERIKEIKKSLLEVGLGTSTAPDKPKVRKRVAKRR, from the coding sequence ATGGACTTTAAGCTCTCAACAGGCTTTACCCCGAAAGGCGACCAGCCAAAAGCGATCAGCTCATTAGCCGAAGGCATAGGAAGAGGCCTGAACCATCAGGTCCTCCTCGGGGTCACCGGTTCGGGAAAGACATTCACGGTAGCTAGCGTTGTTGCGAAGGTGAACAGGCCGACCCTCGTCATCGCCCATAACAAGACCCTTGCGGCCCAGCTGTATGGCGAATTCAAGGAATTATTTCCTGAAAATGCTGTTGAGTTTTTCGTCAGCTATTATGACTACTATCAGCCCGAGGCCTACATTCCCACGACCGACACCTACATCGAGAAGGACGCGATGATCAATGACGACATCGACAGGTTGCGCCATTCCGCCACAAGGGCTGTCCTTGAGCGGAGGGATACCATTGTCGTCGCATCTGTTTCGTGCATCTATGGCATCGGCTCCCCCCAGGATTACCGGGACATGCATCTTGTAATCGAGGAAGGGATGCATACCGAGAGGGACAGTCTCCTCGAAAGGCTTGTCGATATGCAGTATATCCGCTCCGACACGGATTTCAGGCGAGGGACCTTCAGGGTGCGCGGAGACATCATAGAGGTGTATCCGTCTTTCTCTATCGACAAGGCTGTCAGGCTCGAATTTTTTGGGGACGACATCGACGCCCTTTATGAGTTCGAACCCCTCACCGGCGATGTGCTGAAGAGGCTCAACGAATTTGCGCTCTTTCCGAACAGCCACTGGATAACGCCGCGGGAACGTCTCGAACCTGCACTCAAGCTGATAGAGGCCGAGATGAAAGAACAGGTCGAATATTTCCTCAAGGAGGGCAAGATTCTCGAGACTCGGCGGATCGAGCAGAGAACGAGGTTCGACCTCGAAATGCTTAAGGAATTCGGGTACTGCCACGGAATAGAAAACTACTCGAGACACCTGAGCGGAAGGGCAGCCGGTGAACCGTCATATACCCTCATTGACTACTTTCCGGAAGACTTCCTCATCATAATTGACGAGTCTCATGCAACGGTTCCGCAACTGGGGGGGATGTACGAAGGAGACAGGTCGCGGAAACAGACCCTGGTCAATTTTGGCTTCAGACTGCCATCTGCCCTGGATAACCGGCCCTTAACCTTCAGAGAATTCGAGCACCGAGTGAGACAGGTGATCTACGTATCAGCGACACCGGGACCTTACGAGCTCGAAAAGTCGCGGAGCGGAGTCGTCGAACAGTTGATAAGGCCCACGGGCCTCATAGACCCTGAGATGAAGGTGAGACCGATTGCGGGACAGGTGGATGACCTCCTTTCCGAAATCAGAAAGAGGGCGGGAAAGGGTGAACGGATCCTCGTTACAACGCTCACAAAGAAGATGGCGGAAGACCTGACCGATTATTATATCGAATTAGGGGTGAGGGCGCGGTTCCTCCATTCTGACATCGATACCCTCCAGAGAGTCGAGTTGTTGCGGGATCTGAGGCAGGGCAAATACGATGTCCTTATCGGGGTGAATCTCCTGAGGGAGGGACTTGACCTTCCTGAGGTATCTCTTGTCGCAATCCTCGATGCCGACAAGGAGGGCTTTCTCCGTTCAGAACGGTCGTTGATACAGACAGCGGGAAGGGCCGCGAGGAACCTGAACGGTGAAGTGATCCTTTACGCTGACACCATCACCGGTTCCATTAAGAGGGCTATGGAGGAAACGGAAAGGAGAAGGAGAGTTCAGAAGAGATACAATGCAAAGATGGGGATAACGCCGGAGACGGTGAAATCGAGTATTAAAGACATCCTGAGTTCGATCTATGAGTCCGATTACTGGACGGTTTCAGCAGCGGAAGATGCTTCCCCGTACGCGAATGATGAGGAGACGATAAAAAGGCTCGAAAAGGAGATGAAAGAGGCAGCCGGGAAGCTGGACTTCGAAAAGGCCGTTGTGCTGAGGGAGAGGATCAAGGAAATAAAGAAGAGCCTGCTCGAGGTTGGACTCGGGACGTCAACGGCCCCTGATAAGCCGAAGGTGAGAAAACGGGTGGCGAAAAGAAGATAA
- the mtgA gene encoding monofunctional biosynthetic peptidoglycan transglycosylase, giving the protein MTKRQIFKVASSLFLILLILLSLSYFFFMPDISRLRKENPKRTSLMEYREREWKEKGKKVKIYQAWVPLSKVSPYLIRAVLIAEDDKFYKHEGFDYEAIEKAVEKDIKAKKFRLGGSTISQQLAKNLYLSPSKNPLRKIAEAIITWRMEQVLSKKRILEIYLNVIEWGEGIFGIEAASMHYFGKPASQLKPEDAARLAAVLPNPRKYNPNGDQRYVVSRSNLIYTIMVRRGIVIPHYDEVTEGDDHSPEQGRDFPSAHIELQKPSD; this is encoded by the coding sequence GTGACTAAACGTCAGATTTTCAAGGTGGCTTCTTCGCTCTTTCTTATTCTCCTCATTCTCCTCTCCCTCTCCTATTTCTTCTTCATGCCGGACATTTCGCGTCTCAGGAAAGAAAACCCGAAAAGGACCTCCCTCATGGAGTATCGGGAGAGAGAATGGAAAGAGAAAGGGAAGAAAGTCAAGATTTACCAGGCCTGGGTGCCCCTTTCGAAGGTATCTCCCTATCTCATCAGGGCGGTCCTCATCGCGGAGGATGACAAGTTCTACAAGCACGAGGGGTTCGACTACGAGGCGATAGAGAAGGCTGTTGAGAAGGACATAAAGGCAAAGAAGTTCAGGCTCGGCGGCAGCACGATAAGTCAGCAGCTCGCAAAGAATCTCTATCTTTCGCCTTCAAAGAACCCGCTCCGAAAAATTGCTGAGGCGATAATAACCTGGAGGATGGAGCAGGTCCTTTCGAAAAAGCGGATCCTCGAAATCTATCTCAATGTCATAGAGTGGGGCGAAGGGATATTCGGGATCGAAGCCGCTTCGATGCACTATTTCGGGAAGCCCGCATCGCAACTCAAGCCGGAGGATGCTGCGCGGCTCGCTGCGGTTCTTCCGAACCCGAGGAAATATAACCCCAATGGGGATCAGCGGTACGTAGTCAGCCGTTCAAATCTCATTTACACCATTATGGTCAGGAGGGGAATTGTCATCCCTCACTATGACGAAGTCACCGAAGGCGATGACCATTCACCGGAGCAGGGAAGAGATTTCCCGTCTGCTCATATTGAGCTGCAAAAACCATCGGATTAA
- a CDS encoding FmdE family protein: MKTFGEVVEFHGHSCPGLALGYRVAKAAMEKLAMKGISEDEELVAIVENDSCAVDAIQVLTGCTFGKGNLIFKDHGKQVYSFIERPSGEAVRIAIDFTPPPETEGEKKVWKRYAEGDRSEDVLQAVHDRKTRKTEAILEASASELLTIKKVNIPLPPEAKIYQSITCARCGEKVAEPRARVKEGKAVCIPCAE, from the coding sequence ATGAAGACCTTCGGAGAGGTTGTCGAATTTCACGGCCATAGCTGCCCGGGGCTTGCGCTGGGCTACCGAGTTGCAAAGGCGGCAATGGAGAAACTGGCCATGAAAGGGATCTCCGAGGATGAAGAGCTCGTCGCGATAGTCGAGAACGATTCGTGCGCTGTCGATGCCATTCAGGTTCTGACTGGCTGCACCTTCGGAAAGGGAAATCTCATCTTCAAAGATCACGGGAAGCAGGTTTATTCATTCATAGAGAGACCGTCCGGCGAGGCGGTGCGGATCGCGATAGATTTTACTCCCCCTCCCGAGACGGAGGGAGAGAAGAAGGTCTGGAAGCGTTATGCAGAGGGTGACCGCTCTGAGGATGTTTTACAGGCCGTGCATGACAGAAAAACGCGGAAGACAGAGGCTATTCTGGAGGCCTCAGCATCGGAACTCCTGACAATAAAGAAGGTGAATATCCCCCTCCCCCCCGAGGCAAAGATATACCAGAGCATCACGTGTGCGAGGTGCGGAGAGAAGGTTGCGGAACCGAGGGCACGGGTCAAAGAGGGGAAGGCCGTCTGCATCCCATGCGCGGAGTGA
- the argB gene encoding acetylglutamate kinase produces the protein MKHLVEKANILVEALPYIRNFYGKTVVIKYGGAAQVEDALKNSFAQDVVLLSFIGIRPVIVHGGGPKISHMMKKMGKEPTFVEGQRVTDRETMDIVEMVLGGLINKEIVALINSHGGRAVGLSGKDGGLIRAKKKLLKKPAKKGREETIDIGLVGEVESVDPAILDSLEKPGFIAVISPIGVGAKGEAYNINADYVASSIASSLKAEKLMLLTDVEGIKDSEGKILSTLDKRDIMELIGEKVISGGMLPKVQACTRALDAGVKKTHIIDGRVPHCLLLEIFTKKGIGTEIVK, from the coding sequence GTGAAACACTTAGTTGAGAAGGCGAACATCTTAGTCGAAGCCCTGCCGTATATCCGGAATTTTTACGGCAAGACCGTCGTCATAAAGTATGGCGGTGCCGCACAGGTTGAGGACGCCTTGAAGAACTCCTTTGCTCAGGACGTGGTCCTCCTCAGCTTCATCGGCATACGGCCAGTGATCGTACACGGCGGAGGACCGAAGATCAGCCACATGATGAAGAAGATGGGCAAGGAGCCGACCTTCGTTGAGGGTCAGCGGGTGACTGACCGCGAGACCATGGATATCGTGGAGATGGTACTCGGCGGCCTCATCAATAAGGAGATCGTCGCGTTGATAAATAGTCACGGGGGCAGAGCGGTTGGCTTGAGCGGTAAGGATGGAGGTCTCATCAGGGCAAAAAAGAAACTCCTGAAGAAGCCGGCAAAGAAGGGTCGTGAGGAGACCATCGACATCGGACTGGTGGGAGAGGTCGAATCCGTAGATCCGGCGATACTGGACTCACTCGAAAAGCCCGGTTTCATCGCTGTCATCTCTCCCATAGGGGTCGGGGCCAAAGGTGAAGCCTACAACATCAATGCCGATTACGTGGCGTCATCGATCGCCTCCTCGCTAAAGGCCGAAAAATTGATGCTCCTTACCGATGTGGAAGGGATAAAGGACAGCGAGGGTAAGATCCTCTCGACGCTCGACAAAAGGGATATCATGGAGCTTATCGGCGAGAAAGTCATTTCGGGCGGGATGCTGCCGAAGGTCCAGGCCTGTACCCGCGCCCTCGACGCCGGGGTGAAAAAGACCCATATCATAGACGGCAGGGTTCCGCACTGTCTCCTTCTCGAGATATTCACAAAGAAGGGGATCGGGACAGAGATCGTAAAGTGA
- the rpiA gene encoding ribose-5-phosphate isomerase RpiA, with amino-acid sequence MIKRGDTREISTIICTEDYERPRALSVSISMPAAQRRTAMASEREKQAAAGRSLAFVRDGYVVGLGTGSTASHAIRLLGELVQAGLKIRAIPTSVNSRVLAAGLGIPLTTFDECSEIDVTIDGADEIDPALNLIKGGGGALLREKIVASASHTVVIIADASKQVPALGNFPLPVEVVPFAQALLARRIEALGASVTVRKDRKGRQFVTDEGHHILDCSFGEIPDPAGLAGELSHMPGVVEHGLFIAMTDIVLIGKGAEVLELRRPSDRPGPA; translated from the coding sequence ATGATAAAAAGAGGTGATACGCGCGAGATATCAACTATTATCTGTACCGAAGATTATGAGAGGCCACGAGCGCTGTCCGTGAGCATATCGATGCCGGCAGCGCAACGTCGAACCGCAATGGCAAGTGAACGGGAAAAACAGGCAGCGGCCGGACGAAGTCTCGCCTTCGTCCGGGATGGCTATGTAGTGGGGCTCGGGACCGGCTCTACCGCCTCGCACGCGATCCGCCTCCTGGGAGAACTCGTGCAGGCCGGCCTGAAAATCCGCGCCATCCCCACCTCCGTTAACTCACGGGTCCTGGCGGCAGGTCTCGGTATCCCCCTGACGACCTTCGACGAATGTTCGGAGATCGATGTGACGATCGACGGCGCCGATGAAATCGACCCCGCTCTCAATCTCATTAAGGGTGGTGGTGGTGCCCTCCTGCGCGAGAAGATCGTTGCCAGCGCCTCCCATACAGTGGTTATCATCGCGGATGCGAGCAAGCAGGTCCCGGCGCTCGGAAATTTTCCACTGCCCGTAGAGGTCGTACCTTTCGCACAGGCCCTGCTGGCCCGGCGCATCGAAGCGCTCGGCGCTTCCGTTACCGTGCGAAAAGACCGGAAAGGACGGCAGTTCGTCACGGATGAGGGTCATCATATCCTGGACTGCAGCTTCGGGGAGATTCCCGATCCTGCAGGGCTTGCGGGTGAACTCTCTCACATGCCCGGCGTGGTGGAGCACGGCCTCTTCATTGCCATGACTGACATCGTCTTGATCGGGAAAGGCGCAGAGGTTCTGGAACTCCGTCGTCCTTCCGATCGGCCCGGTCCGGCATAG
- the ettA gene encoding energy-dependent translational throttle protein EttA produces the protein MSNEPNKVIYSMVGVSKYYDKKPVLKDIYLSYFYGAKIGVLGLNGSGKSSLLRILAGADREFIGETVLSPGHSVGFLEQEPQLDDKKSVRDVVEEGVQEIVDALREYNGINERFAEPMSDDEMNKLIEQQGKVQEKLDLLNAWDLDSRLEMAMDALRCPPADTPVKVLSGGERRRVALCRLLLQKPDILLLDEPTNHLDAETVAWLERHLQGYPGTVIAVTHDRYFLDNVAGWILELDRGEGIPWKGNYSSWLAQKKDRLRREEKAEGERQKTLQRELEWIQMSPKGRHAKAKARINSYETLLGQDIEKRSKELEIYIPPGPRLGQVVIDADYVSKAYGDNILMEGMTFSLPPGGIIGVIGPNGAGKTTLFRMITGQEKRDSGTFQIGETVKLAYVDQSRDTLDPNKTIWEVITGGEDFIQLGRRQINSRAYVARFNFSGSDQQKKVSMISGGERNRVHLARMLKEEANVLLLDEPTNDLDVNTMRALEEALENFAGCAVVISHDRWFLDRVATHILAFEGDSKVVWFEGNYSEYEADRKARLGAAADQPHRIKYRHLSRG, from the coding sequence ATGAGCAACGAACCGAATAAAGTCATTTACTCCATGGTCGGGGTGAGCAAATATTATGATAAGAAGCCGGTCTTGAAGGATATCTATCTCTCCTATTTCTATGGGGCGAAGATCGGAGTACTGGGCCTCAACGGATCAGGCAAGAGCTCGCTCCTCCGCATCCTTGCCGGCGCGGATAGAGAGTTCATCGGCGAGACCGTCCTCTCACCTGGTCACAGCGTGGGCTTCCTCGAACAGGAACCGCAGCTCGATGACAAGAAGAGCGTGCGGGATGTCGTCGAGGAGGGTGTTCAGGAGATCGTAGATGCGCTTCGGGAATATAACGGTATCAATGAAAGATTCGCAGAGCCGATGTCGGATGATGAGATGAACAAACTCATCGAACAGCAGGGAAAGGTGCAGGAGAAGCTCGATCTCCTCAATGCATGGGACCTTGATTCACGTCTCGAGATGGCGATGGACGCCCTGCGCTGTCCGCCGGCAGATACACCGGTCAAGGTCCTCTCGGGAGGGGAAAGGAGGCGTGTGGCGCTCTGCAGGCTCCTTCTCCAGAAACCGGATATCTTGCTCTTGGACGAGCCGACCAACCACCTCGATGCCGAGACCGTTGCATGGCTCGAGCGCCACCTGCAAGGCTATCCGGGCACCGTCATCGCCGTGACTCACGACCGGTATTTCCTCGACAATGTTGCCGGATGGATTCTCGAACTCGACAGGGGAGAGGGGATCCCCTGGAAGGGGAATTACTCCTCATGGCTCGCGCAGAAAAAGGACCGTCTGCGGAGGGAGGAGAAGGCCGAGGGCGAGCGGCAGAAGACCCTCCAGCGTGAGCTTGAATGGATACAGATGTCGCCCAAGGGACGCCATGCAAAGGCAAAGGCGCGCATCAATTCCTACGAAACGCTCCTCGGTCAGGACATCGAGAAGCGGTCAAAGGAACTCGAAATCTATATCCCGCCCGGACCCCGCCTGGGTCAGGTTGTGATTGATGCCGATTACGTGTCCAAGGCATACGGCGACAATATTCTCATGGAGGGGATGACCTTCTCTCTGCCACCGGGAGGAATCATCGGAGTCATCGGGCCGAACGGAGCAGGAAAGACGACGCTCTTCAGAATGATAACGGGCCAGGAAAAGCGCGATTCGGGGACGTTTCAAATAGGAGAGACCGTAAAGCTGGCTTATGTCGACCAGAGCAGGGATACCCTCGACCCGAACAAGACGATCTGGGAGGTGATTACCGGCGGTGAAGATTTCATTCAGCTCGGGAGGAGGCAGATCAACTCACGAGCGTACGTGGCTCGTTTTAACTTTTCCGGGTCCGATCAGCAGAAAAAGGTTTCGATGATCTCCGGGGGAGAGAGAAACCGCGTCCATCTCGCCCGGATGCTGAAGGAAGAGGCGAATGTCCTTCTCCTTGACGAACCGACGAATGACCTCGACGTCAACACCATGCGTGCCCTGGAAGAGGCGCTCGAGAATTTTGCGGGTTGCGCCGTCGTCATCAGCCATGACCGGTGGTTTCTCGACCGTGTTGCAACCCATATCCTTGCCTTTGAAGGAGACAGCAAGGTCGTATGGTTCGAAGGGAACTACTCAGAATATGAGGCAGACAGAAAGGCGCGTCTCGGCGCTGCAGCGGATCAGCCCCACCGCATTAAGTACAGGCATCTGTCGAGAGGCTAA
- a CDS encoding cytochrome c3 family protein, whose protein sequence is MKATGKSALRWHAIFLLFLLVFLPFLKDQNVCASDIVTDKNHASCVSCHRISPQEISGTNLFPEGVEPSSSCLDCHHYSDNHHPVNFVPKSTFMNAGRESFPLFDGEIKCLTCHKVHGEQGGTGRPMLLRGGPYASRTEICFLCHDKGFTVRVNPHRMTDEQGTIRKIDGEPICLVCHAAVPDETVSPVTVTFKADVAFLCWRCHPPMANDGFFKGHFLVKPKKRTLDYMMKVQAEDGVTFPLLNRDRITCSTCHNPHQKGVISSGPARAGEDAPFKLRMPNESICFGCHNM, encoded by the coding sequence ATGAAAGCAACAGGGAAGAGTGCTCTCAGGTGGCATGCGATATTCTTGTTATTCCTGCTCGTATTTCTCCCGTTCCTAAAGGATCAAAATGTCTGCGCCTCTGATATCGTCACAGATAAGAATCACGCCTCCTGCGTATCCTGCCACAGAATATCACCGCAGGAGATCTCTGGAACCAATCTATTCCCGGAAGGGGTAGAGCCCTCTTCCAGCTGTCTCGATTGCCATCATTACAGCGATAACCACCATCCGGTAAATTTCGTACCGAAGAGTACATTCATGAATGCGGGCCGCGAATCCTTTCCTCTTTTTGATGGAGAGATCAAGTGTCTCACGTGTCATAAGGTGCACGGGGAACAGGGTGGCACGGGGAGGCCGATGCTCCTGCGAGGAGGGCCCTATGCGTCGAGAACAGAGATCTGTTTTCTCTGTCATGACAAGGGCTTTACCGTCCGTGTAAACCCGCATCGCATGACGGACGAGCAGGGCACGATAAGAAAGATCGATGGGGAACCTATCTGCCTCGTCTGTCATGCCGCTGTTCCGGACGAGACGGTCAGTCCTGTGACGGTGACCTTCAAGGCTGATGTGGCCTTCCTCTGCTGGAGGTGCCATCCCCCCATGGCCAATGACGGCTTCTTTAAGGGACATTTCCTGGTGAAGCCGAAAAAACGGACTCTCGATTATATGATGAAAGTTCAGGCTGAAGACGGAGTGACGTTCCCACTCCTCAATAGGGACCGGATTACCTGTTCGACCTGTCATAACCCCCATCAAAAGGGGGTCATCTCTTCGGGTCCTGCCAGGGCAGGCGAAGACGCGCCGTTCAAACTCCGGATGCCGAATGAAAGCATCTGTTTTGGTTGTCACAATATGTGA